From Salvia splendens isolate huo1 chromosome 3, SspV2, whole genome shotgun sequence, a single genomic window includes:
- the LOC121796139 gene encoding plastid lipid-associated protein 3, chloroplastic-like: MSLHLALHPPSSPTLLNPSHKFRPFSPKPHSLSFSSNPRRPAFSIRSSSDNPAYVDEWGDKSEPEPEPVSRFSASDPPKDDDEWGGAELGNGTPVAADGDGRLWELKRALVDTVYGSDSGFRASAEVRAEALELVTQLEAANPTPAPTESPDLLDGDWILVYTAYSELLPLLAAGSIPLLKVEEISQSIDSSSLTIENSTILSSPVSTISFSAIASFEVRSPSRIQVEFKEGKFKPPEIKSSIDLPESVNIFGQNINLSPVQQSLNPLQNAIGGIARTISGQPPLNVRIPGERTKSWLMITYLDEDFRISRGDGGLFVLVKKGSSLLD, encoded by the exons ATGTCTCTCCACCTAGCCCTCCACCCCCCTTCCTCTCCCACTCTCCTCAATCCATCTCACAAATTCCGCCCCTTCTCTCCAAAACCCCACTCTCTCTCCTTCTCTTCAAACCCCAGGCGCCCCGCCTTCTCCATTCGCTCCTCATCCGATAACCCTGCCTACGTGGACGAATGGGGAGACAAATCGGAGCCCGAGCCCGAACCCGTCTCCAGATTCTCGGCCTCCGATCCGCCCAAGGACGACGACGAGTGGGGAGGAGCTGAATTGGGGAATGGAACCCCGGTTGCTGCCGACGGTGACGGGAGGCTCTGGGAGCTTAAACGGGCTCTGGTGGATACTGTTTACGGCTCGGATTCTGGGTTCCGGGCTTCGGCGGAAGTTCGGGCTGAGGCGCTTGAGCTTGTTACTCAGTTAGAGGCTGCTAATCCCACTCCCGCGCCTACTGAAAGCCCTGATTTGCTCGATGGGGACTGGATATTAGT GTACACAGCCTATTCTGAATTATTGCCTCTGCTAGCAGCAGGCAGTATTCCACTTTTGAAAGTTGAAGAGATCAGCCAATCTATTGACTCAAGCAGCCTTACCATTGAAAATTCAACCATATTATCGAGTCCTGTTTCCACCATATCTTTTAGTGCTATAGCATCCTTTGAAGTTCGGAGCCCATCAAGAATACAA GTTGAATTTAAAGAAGGGAAATTCAAGCCTCCAGAGATCAAGTCAAGTATAGATCTTCCCGAAAGTGTCAATATTTTTGGGCAGAACATAAATTTATCGCCAGTACAACAGTCTCTGAACCCACTTCAAAATGCTATCGGGGGAATTGCACGCACCATCTCTGGCCAGCCTCCCCTTAACGTACGCATTCCCGGTGAACGGACAAAATCATGGCTTATGATTACATACCTTGACGAAGATTTCCGCATATCAAGAGGAGATGGCGGCCTTTTTGTGCTTGTGAAGAAAGGAAGCTCACTCTTGGATTAG